One Drosophila kikkawai strain 14028-0561.14 chromosome 3L, DkikHiC1v2, whole genome shotgun sequence genomic window carries:
- the CrzR gene encoding gonadotropin-releasing hormone receptor, translating into MEAEWAFDDTLSPAFDRLPSVPNSSMDVEADNEVALGNWSAMGNFTRLVAAAAPEIANFTLNMLDLGVGLATDVSNLSVATTPLPAYAIANSSSLAHTNSRHEAPPMAEQVPEHVMDHAPQLSRSGLMKVYVLAVMALFSLLGNLLTIWNIYKTRISRRNSRHTWSAIYSLMFHLSIADVLVTWFCIIGEAAWCYTVQWLANELTCKLVKLFQMFSLYLSTYVLVLIGVDRWIAVKYPMKSLNMAKRCHRLLGGTYILSLVLSLPQFFIFHVARGPFVEEFYQCVTHGFYTADWQEQMYATFTLVFTFLLPLCILFGTYMSTFRTISSSEKMFQGSKLANYSTAKLPTQTNRQRLIHKAKMKSLRISVVIIIAFLICWTPYYVMMIMFMFLNPDKRLGDDLQDAIFFFGMSNSLVNPLIYGAFHLCPGKGGKSGGGGGNNNAYSLNRGDSQRTPSMLTAVTQVDGTGGSSRQMRAFRQQSYYRSSSNGTGGGAVGGTAFKEQVGLLHVGPGTGPSGGSVSLPGGSSGPTPQLMRKGSALLARHPSCLREQENQQQQRLLLQNQPSTLVLSYDSHRGGVGVGVAHAGLLDNNERVSSV; encoded by the exons ATGGAGGCCGAGTGGGCCTTCGATGACACGTTGTCGCCCGCCTTCGACCGCCTGCCCTCTGTGCCGAACTCCTCGATGGATGTGGAGGCTGACAATGAGGTGGCCTTGGGCAACTGGTCGGCCATGGGCAACTTCACCCGCCTCGTGGCCGCCGCCGCTCCCGAAATAGCCAATTTTACACTCAACATGCTGGACTTGGGCGTGGGCCTAGCCACGGATGTGTCCAACCTGAGCGTGGCCACCACGCCTCTGCCCGCCTATGCGATCGCCAACAGCTCCTCGCTGGCGCACACCAACAGCCGGCATGAAGCGCCGCCAATGGCGGAACAGGTGCCGGAGCATGTGATGGACCACGCTCCCCAGCTTTCACGTTCCGGATTAATGAAGGTCTATGTCCTGGCTGTGATGGCGCTGTTctcgctgctgggcaacctgCTGACCATTTGGAACATTTACAAGACCCGCATCTCGCGGCGGAACTCGCGGCACACCTGGAGCGCCATCTATTCACTGATGTTTCACCTGTCCATCGCCGATGTGCTGGTCACTTGGTTCTGCATAATCGGCGAGGCCGCCTGGTGCTACACGGTCCAGTGGCTGGCCAACGAGCTCACCTGCAAGCTGGTGAAGCTTTTTCAAATGTTCAGCCTTTATCTCAGCACTTACGTCCTGGTTCTAATTGGCGTGGATCGATGGATAGCGGTCAAGTACCCAATGAAGTCTCTCAACATGGCCAAGAGGTGTCACCGGCTGCTCGGTGGCACCTACATTCTGTCGCTGGTGCTCAGCTTGCCACAG TTCTTTATCTTTCACGTGGCACGTGGCCCCTTCGTTGAGGAGTTCTACCAGTGCGTAACCCACGGATTCTACACGGCGGACTGGCAGGAGCAGATGTACGCGACCTTCACGCTGGTCTTCACCTTTCTGCTGCCACTTTGCATACTCTTTGGCACCTACATGTCCACTTTTCGGACCATTTCCA GCAGCGAGAAGATGTTCCAGGGATCAAAGTTGGCCAACTACTCCACGGCCAAGCTGCCCACGCAAACGAACCGCCAGCGGCTGATACACAAGGCCAAGATGAAGTCGCTACGCATCTCGGTGGTGATCATCATAGCGTTCCTCATCTGCTGGACGCCCTACTACGTCATGATGATTATGTTCATGTTCCTCAATCCCGACAAAAGG CTGGGCGACGATCTGCAGGATGCCATCTTCTTCTTTGGTATGTCCAACAGCCTGGTCAACCCGCTCATCTACGGCGCCTTCCACCTGTGTCCTGGCAAGGGCGGCAAatccggcggcggtggcggcaacaacaacgccTACAGCCTAAACAG GGGCGATTCGCAACGCACTCCCTCAATGCTAACGGCGGTGACGCAGGTGGACGGAACCGGGGGCAGTTCCCGGCAAATGCGTGCCTTTCGCCAGCAGAGCTACTACCGCAGCTCTAGCAACGGCACCGGCGGAGGCGCAGTAGGAGGCACTGCCTTCAAGGAGCAAGTTGGCCTTCTGCATGTGGGTCCAGGCACGGGTCCATCCGGCGGCTCAGTCTCTCTTCCAGGCGGCAGCAGTGGTCCCACGCCGCAGCTGATGCGTAAGGGCTCCGCCCTTCTGGCCCGGCATCCCAGCTGCCTGAGAGAGCAGGAgaaccagcagcaacagcggctCCTGCTGCAGAACCAGCCCTCAACACTGGTCCTCAGCTACGACAGCCATCGGGGAggagtgggcgtgggcgtggcccaTGCCGGGCTGTTGGACAACAACGAGCGGGTGTCAAGCGTGTGA